The sequence below is a genomic window from Streptosporangium lutulentum.
CCATCGCCGAACGGGCGTGGATCGCGGCCGGGCTGGCCGGCAGGCTCCGGGAGGTGCCCGGCGTGACCTCGGTCGTCACGGAGGTGACCTTTCCGGCCTACCTCACCGGGGAGTCCTCGGGAACGGCCGCGGAACCCGGTGCCTCCGCGAGTCAGGTCTCACCGCCGGTCCCCCTCCTGGGACACGGCTGGGAGTCGGCCGCTCTCACCCCCTTCACCCTGGCCGAAGGCCGGGCGCCGGCGGCGGACGACGAAGTCGTCACCGACGCGGCCACCGGCCTTCGCGTGGGCTCCCGCGTCACGATCCAGTCCACTGCCACGCCACGCGTCTACCGGGTGGCCGGCGTGACCGCGCAGGCGCTGGAGAACCAGCCCACTATCTTCTTCTCCACGGCGGAGGCCCGCCGCCTGGCCGGCCGTCCCGGCCTGGTCAGCGCGATCGGCGTCTTTCCCGCCACGGATGTCACCGCCGCGCTCAAGGACGCCTCCGCACCGGACCCCGCCGCGCAGGCGCCCGCCGCGATGAAGGGCGCCGTCGCGGTGGCGTACACCGGCGCCGCCCGTGGCCCGCTGGAGTTCCTCGACGCCGACAAGTCACGGATCAAGCTGATCAGTCTCGGCGGCGCGCTCGGAGGCACCTCGCTCCTGGTCGCGATCATCGTGGTGGTGGGGACGTTCGCGCTCTCCATCCAGCAGCGCCTTCGTGAGATCGCACTGCTGCGGGCCGTCGCCGCCACCCCCGGGCAGATCAGGAAGATGATCGGCTGTGAGGCACTGCTGATCGGCCTCCCCGCCGGAGCGGCCGGCGCCCTCCTCGGTACCGGGCTCGCCCTCTGGTTGCGTGCCAGGTTCGTGGAGCTCGGCGCGATGCCGGTCAACCTGGACCTGGTGGTGAGCCCGTTCCCGATCATCGTCGCCGTCCTGGCCACGGTCGCCGCGGCCTGGACCGCCGCTCGCGTCTCGGCCCGCCGTACGGCACGGGTCAGGCCGGTCGAGGCGCTCGGCGACGCCGGGCCGGGCCCGGCCCGGCTGCCCGTGGTCCGCGTACTGGCCGGGCTGGGCTGCGTGGCAGGCGGCGTGACCCTCACGATCGTGCTCTCCACGCTCTCGTCCGAGGCCGCGTCCAGCCCGGTCACGATGCTGACGGCCCTGATCTGGGCGGTCGCCGTGGCCCTGCTCGGCCCCGTCGTCGCACGGATCCTCGTCGCCGTGCCGGCCCTGCTGCTCCGCGCCTCCGGGGCGGGCGGTTACCTCGCCGCCGCCAACCTCCTCACCGGCGCCCGCCGCCTGGCCTCCGTCATCGCCCCGCTCACCCTGATGGTGACCATGACCTGCACGATCCTCTTCGTCCAGGACACGACGGGCCACGCCGCCGCCGGCCAGCTGCGCGACGGCACCCGCGCCGCCCACGTGCTCGGGCCGCGCGTTCCCACCACCGCGGTCGAGGCCGTACGGCGCGCGCCCGGGGTCACCGCGGTCACCGAGGTCCTGCACACCACGGTCCGGATCGGCCTCGCCAAGCACGGAGCCCAGGCCGTCACCCCCGCCGGGCTCGGGCAGACCACGGACCTGGGCGTGAGTTCCGG
It includes:
- a CDS encoding ABC transporter permease is translated as MISFALHNLRHRKASFAGAFLALLCAAALVCAFGTLLETGLRGTVSAARYAGTPVIVAGDQNVRETIRKSEDKVKVKAKPIAERAWIAAGLAGRLREVPGVTSVVTEVTFPAYLTGESSGTAAEPGASASQVSPPVPLLGHGWESAALTPFTLAEGRAPAADDEVVTDAATGLRVGSRVTIQSTATPRVYRVAGVTAQALENQPTIFFSTAEARRLAGRPGLVSAIGVFPATDVTAALKDASAPDPAAQAPAAMKGAVAVAYTGAARGPLEFLDADKSRIKLISLGGALGGTSLLVAIIVVVGTFALSIQQRLREIALLRAVAATPGQIRKMIGCEALLIGLPAGAAGALLGTGLALWLRARFVELGAMPVNLDLVVSPFPIIVAVLATVAAAWTAARVSARRTARVRPVEALGDAGPGPARLPVVRVLAGLGCVAGGVTLTIVLSTLSSEAASSPVTMLTALIWAVAVALLGPVVARILVAVPALLLRASGAGGYLAAANLLTGARRLASVIAPLTLMVTMTCTILFVQDTTGHAAAGQLRDGTRAAHVLGPRVPTTAVEAVRRAPGVTAVTEVLHTTVRIGLAKHGAQAVTPAGLGQTTDLGVSSGSIGLLAEDTVAVSEKLGFEVGDRIGLTLGDGTPASLKVVATYTRNLGFGDLTLARGLVAAHVDNPLSDTVLVAGSSAAGLAKALRNFPGIAVADRATVVAEREQAGAEINYVAMGLIIAFTAIAVVNTLAMATSDRAREFALLRLVGTTRRQVLRMLRLETLSVVAVSVLLGTAAALVTISAFSVGMTGSALPYVPPLTYALIVAGAVILAWAATGVPARFALRGRPADTIGARE